The Ruania alba genome window below encodes:
- a CDS encoding carbohydrate ABC transporter permease, with translation MTTAPLTRGGRGTPSSATSVTRRTPAGVPYALLLPALALYGLVVLYPTLSGAAYAFTDWSGRADGTTFLGWANFTEMFSDVAARAALRNTVIIAVSVTSIQTVVGLALAIALHSALLTKNVLRTLFFAPALLPPVVIAFLWQFLLTPSGPLNTVLRDVGLGALAQNWLGDSSIALGTVIGVMIWQNAGLTMVIYLAGLQGIPAELVESASLDGASAWQRLVQITIPLLIPATTVAMSLTLISSLKVFDQVFAMTGGGPGYATETLSVIMYKEAFVSGRFGYSTAIALVLTMIVFAFALVQLGALRKFEVDR, from the coding sequence GTGACCACAGCACCACTGACTCGTGGCGGGCGAGGGACGCCGTCGTCCGCCACGAGCGTCACCCGGCGCACCCCTGCCGGGGTGCCCTATGCCTTGCTGCTCCCGGCACTCGCGCTCTACGGGCTGGTGGTGCTGTACCCGACGTTGTCCGGTGCGGCCTACGCGTTCACCGACTGGAGCGGCCGTGCCGACGGCACCACGTTCCTGGGGTGGGCCAACTTCACCGAGATGTTCTCCGACGTGGCCGCCCGGGCGGCACTGCGGAACACGGTGATCATCGCCGTCAGCGTGACCTCGATACAGACGGTGGTCGGTCTGGCGCTGGCGATCGCCCTGCACTCGGCGTTGCTGACCAAGAACGTGCTGCGCACGTTGTTCTTCGCTCCTGCGCTGCTGCCCCCGGTGGTGATCGCGTTCCTCTGGCAGTTCCTGCTCACCCCGTCCGGCCCGTTGAACACGGTGCTGCGCGATGTCGGGCTCGGGGCTCTGGCGCAGAACTGGCTGGGCGACTCCTCCATCGCGCTGGGGACGGTGATCGGGGTGATGATCTGGCAGAACGCCGGGCTCACGATGGTCATCTACCTGGCCGGCCTGCAGGGGATCCCTGCCGAGCTGGTCGAGTCTGCCTCGCTGGACGGGGCGTCGGCGTGGCAACGACTCGTGCAGATCACCATCCCGCTGCTGATCCCGGCCACCACGGTGGCGATGTCGCTCACCCTGATCAGCAGCCTCAAGGTGTTCGACCAGGTGTTCGCGATGACCGGTGGTGGCCCGGGCTACGCCACCGAGACCCTCTCGGTGATCATGTACAAGGAGGCGTTCGTCTCGGGACGGTTCGGCTATTCCACGGCGATCGCCCTGGTGCTGACGATGATCGTGTTCGCCTTCGCGCTGGTGCAGCTGGGGGCGTTGCGCAAGTTCGAGGTTGATCGATGA
- a CDS encoding ABC transporter substrate-binding protein — translation MTRTAHPHSRRAVLTGASVATLALTLAACSGFVNTDDPEPGGSGDGDAAGGTVTAYVSTEQNTGLEPLLEGFTDETGITVDHTSAAVPDLNQQLAVQLGSGTAADVFRVSPGYSSSVAAGALGSSGGLLDLSDQPWVSSIDPGTTALSAVDGVTYGFPVARNSLVMAYNVALFDELGLTPPTTWSELLEVCQELQDAGKTPIAQGLAGGAIYLQFYVYALAGTMIYGPEPDIEERMRAEETSFSEHPEWTEVFEKYLELRDRDFFTADSLGVPPEEALQDVATGEAGMVLLTNSGLPQLVEYAPGGAEDIAIFAMPATDDAEATLLPTAPDFLAVNAEAANPDAARTFLEYLSRPENVETYANTIAALPGLDVGAQSTNEALEPVMPLVDSARTVAYANYLWPNGDVQQTMLQSGAQLYADEITIPDLLEQMDAEHDLGTP, via the coding sequence ATGACCCGCACCGCACACCCGCACTCCCGTCGAGCCGTGCTCACCGGCGCGAGCGTCGCGACGCTCGCGCTCACCCTTGCCGCCTGCAGCGGCTTCGTGAACACCGACGATCCCGAGCCCGGCGGTTCCGGTGACGGCGATGCCGCAGGCGGCACCGTCACCGCCTATGTCTCGACCGAGCAGAACACCGGATTGGAGCCACTGCTGGAGGGCTTCACCGACGAGACCGGCATCACCGTGGACCACACGTCCGCCGCGGTCCCCGACCTGAACCAGCAGCTCGCGGTGCAGCTCGGCTCCGGTACTGCCGCGGACGTCTTCCGCGTCTCCCCCGGGTACTCCAGCAGTGTCGCGGCCGGGGCGCTCGGCTCCAGCGGGGGCCTGCTCGACCTGTCCGACCAGCCGTGGGTGAGCTCTATCGACCCCGGCACCACGGCCCTGTCCGCAGTGGACGGCGTCACCTATGGCTTCCCGGTGGCCAGGAATTCCCTGGTGATGGCCTACAACGTGGCGCTGTTCGACGAGCTCGGCCTCACCCCGCCGACCACGTGGTCGGAGTTGCTGGAGGTCTGCCAAGAGTTGCAGGACGCCGGCAAGACCCCGATCGCCCAGGGATTAGCCGGCGGGGCGATCTACCTGCAGTTCTACGTCTATGCCCTGGCCGGCACGATGATCTACGGCCCGGAGCCGGACATCGAGGAGCGGATGCGCGCCGAGGAGACCTCGTTCTCCGAGCACCCGGAGTGGACCGAGGTGTTCGAGAAGTATCTCGAGCTGCGCGACCGCGACTTCTTCACCGCCGACTCGCTGGGTGTGCCGCCGGAGGAGGCCCTGCAGGACGTGGCCACCGGCGAGGCAGGGATGGTGCTGCTGACCAACTCGGGCCTGCCGCAGCTGGTGGAGTACGCCCCGGGCGGGGCCGAGGACATCGCCATCTTCGCGATGCCGGCCACCGATGACGCCGAGGCCACTCTGCTGCCGACGGCACCGGACTTCCTGGCTGTGAACGCCGAGGCTGCCAACCCCGACGCTGCGCGGACCTTCCTGGAGTACCTGTCCCGCCCGGAGAACGTGGAGACGTACGCGAACACGATCGCGGCACTGCCCGGTCTGGACGTCGGAGCGCAGAGCACCAACGAGGCGCTGGAGCCGGTCATGCCGCTGGTGGACTCGGCCCGCACGGTCGCCTACGCGAATTACCTGTGGCCGAACGGGGATGTGCAGCAGACCATGCTGCAGTCCGGCGCACAGCTCTACGCGGACGAGATCACGATTCCTGACCTGCTCGAGCAGATGGACGCCGAGCACGACCTGGGTACCCCGTGA